A stretch of the Methanobrevibacter sp. TMH8 genome encodes the following:
- a CDS encoding cation:proton antiporter, whose translation MIGDIYPLILGILILVSSLISLKLGISVTIVEILLGIITGNIGIIRPEAWMLYIASFGGILLTFLSGIEIDSNLMKEKMKEIVLIGFLSFAAPFVIIFLFVYFIVGWNFLAAILCATALSETSIAIVYSALVEKNLLEYQIGKILIGATFITNLCTAIALSILFIKPNLYTLLFYIISIIVLFLAFKYSHILFNSPILKNKLNEVEIKYIFLLLLILIFFASLGQGQAILPAFILGLLLSKHFKLNSPGYETKKRLKIVAFAFITPIFFIVGGMKVSLSLIMSGIVIFVLIFVLRQLSKFLGVYFISKKYLNSNKQYITLMMSTGLTFGLIATTFGLTTGILDQMTYSILTGVLVLSAILPTITAEKWFPPHTEDITD comes from the coding sequence ATGATAGGAGATATTTATCCATTAATTTTAGGAATACTTATATTAGTTTCAAGTTTAATATCTTTGAAACTAGGAATCTCAGTAACAATAGTTGAAATATTGCTAGGAATTATTACAGGGAATATTGGAATTATACGACCAGAAGCATGGATGTTATACATAGCTAGCTTTGGAGGAATACTTTTAACTTTTCTATCTGGGATAGAAATCGATAGTAATTTAATGAAAGAAAAAATGAAAGAAATAGTCTTAATAGGATTTTTATCTTTCGCAGCCCCATTCGTGATTATTTTCTTATTTGTGTATTTTATTGTTGGTTGGAATTTTTTAGCTGCTATATTATGTGCAACAGCTCTTTCCGAAACTTCAATAGCTATTGTATACTCAGCACTTGTTGAAAAAAATTTACTTGAATATCAAATTGGTAAAATATTGATAGGAGCAACATTCATTACAAATTTATGTACAGCTATTGCTTTGAGTATTCTTTTTATAAAACCAAACTTATACACATTATTATTCTATATAATATCTATAATAGTGTTATTTTTAGCTTTTAAATATTCTCATATTCTATTTAACAGCCCTATCTTGAAAAATAAACTTAATGAAGTGGAAATAAAATATATCTTCTTATTATTATTAATATTAATATTTTTTGCAAGTTTAGGGCAAGGACAAGCAATATTACCAGCTTTTATACTTGGACTGTTATTATCCAAACATTTCAAACTAAATTCTCCAGGTTATGAAACTAAAAAACGATTGAAAATCGTAGCTTTTGCATTTATAACACCAATATTTTTTATTGTTGGAGGAATGAAAGTATCATTATCTTTAATTATGAGTGGAATAGTAATTTTTGTTTTGATTTTTGTTTTAAGACAATTAAGTAAATTTTTAGGAGTCTATTTCATAAGTAAAAAATATTTAAACTCAAATAAACAGTATATTACCTTAATGATGAGTACAGGTTTAACTTTTGGACTAATTGCAACAACCTTTGGCCTTACTACAGGAATATTAGATCAGATGACATATTCCATATTAACTGGAGTCCTTGTATTAAGTGCAATACTACCTACAATAACTGCTGAAAAATGGTTCCCACCACATACAGAAGATATTA